The genome window CTGAAGAACCTCCTTCGCTAACTCAATTTCTAATCCTTTCAAATATTGTCTCTTAAGACCGAAGACGGTGATAGCGGCGGCCGAAAACAGATTTCTCATCTTGCTGAGCGTTTAAGTCCCGCGCAGGCCATGACTTCACCGCAACGAGCACCCCGGGTTTGCCGGATATGCAAAGCAAAGAAGAAAGCATGCGGCAAAGAGCTACCTACCTGCTCCTACTGCTTCAAACGTGGTTTCGACTGCGGGTACGATACCGAGAGCGATACACCGCCAATGAGTGACGATGTAGCAGAGGTGTTCAAGCCATGGTCTCTTACGTTATTCCCTATGACCGTCTCCACTATCACTTTAGACAAGACGATGGCTTATCACATGCACTACGTGTACAAAGTAGTCGGCCAATCTCCCCTTCAGGCCGGGAAACGTTTCCTTGACAACTTCCAGAGGTGGTTACCTATCATAGCACCACGGCGGCTGCAGGAGCATATCGAGTTAAGCGGGCGAGGACTTCCAGGAGCTGACGTTTCAGTTCTGCTGCTCGCGATATGTCTTGTCACTCTACAGTCTGGTAGAGACTTGGGCGATCCTTTGTTCCACCATTCTGCGGTACATGTGACAGTGAAAACACTGTACGCTCAAGTTCAGGCTATGATGCATGCCAGCGTTGCTCTGATTCAGGCCGGCGTTATCTTATCGGCTTATGAGTATGCTAGTGGCCAGATTGACCCAGCTTACATCTCTATTGCTGCATGCATCAGAATGGCACAGGTTGTTGGCATTGATGCTGCATATGAGAAGCTAGGCACTGTTCAGGAAGAGACGAGATTGCAAGCCACGTCAGAATGGAATTTATGGTGGTCCATTATCGTGCTGGAAAGGTATAGTGTCTCCATATAGAACAGCCGGTAACTCATTGGTGATAGATAACGCGCTGACATATTTCAGATTTATCTTGCTAGAATACAGCAATACCGGATGTCGACATCCCATAGCAGCTTGCCCCACTCCCGACGTTCCTTTACCATCTGACACAGAATCCAACGGTGAATACATTCCAACGTACTGcaccatgtcttcttcaaccatTCAGAACTCTTCCGGTCTGAGCAGTTTCGGTCGACAGGCGCAAGTCATCTATATGCTTGACCGCTGCCTGAAAGAGACGGTTCAGTCTGAACAAGGCGACTCTGAAGCGCGACTTGTGAAATTACAGTATTTGGACAAAGACCTGCAAGAGCGGATGTCTGTGTTCATGACACAGACACCACATGAACCGGGTCTGCGTTGTGGAACTATTGCAACAGTGATCAGGTATGAACAAATTCAGCATATGCAATCCTCCTTCTTACTCATGAATAGGTCTCTGTACATTCTACACAAGAAGATATTAACAACGGCGGGGTCGTTTTCTCTAGAGGTGGACAGAGAGGGATGGGTGAAGAGCTCTGAGGCCGCGCTGGAGACGATTTCCAATATCATGATTGATGTTGCGAAACATCACTTGGACTATATTGCCCGTTCCGGTGTTGATAGCTTGGCTTTCTGTTGCGCATGTAATCTACGGGTAGCGATAAGACATATTGAAGATCGGTGTAAACATGGCTTTGTATGTAAGAGTCTATTAGATGGTCTTGGTTATCTGAAGGCCTTGGAAGCGGTGTTTCATAGGAGGTGGCAGCTCAATCAATAGTTGCACCACGGACTTGGGCCTGTTACCTCTATGAAGCTCATACCATAATGACAAAATTCATAGCAACGCCGCTGATATATTTCACCGCAGATTCGCAATTTCTCGTGGTATATCCAACTAGTCATGATCTGACTTAGGCATTGTATGCATTGTCAGAAGCCACAATTGCCAACCAATCCGTATCACGATCGGATTTTGAGGCCACCCACTGCTGCCTAATTGCACAGCCACTACATATTTAGGCAAATCACATTTCCAACTGTCATTCTGTCACTCTTAAATTCAAGTCAAAGATAAAGAATTATGTCCACTGCTCGACAATATTTAGCACCATAATTGCGGCTTTCATGAAAGTTATTGGACAATGTCACAGACCAACACTTTAAGTTCCAATGAAGGTTTCTGGGATGGCAACGACTTGGATAAATCGCTTCTAGAAATCAAAGCGCGGCACGCACATCCAAGAATTACGACACAGTTAGTTCACATTCAATCTGCCAATGTACCTCAGCAGAAGTCTCTGCAGTTCCTCAAGAAACTCAAGTGCCTGTATTTCACCGATCAAGATCATACCAGCAGCTCAACACAACCTACATTACATCTGGAAACAATTAATGCTTTTGCACCGAGAAAGTACGTAGCTCTGTCGTA of Fusarium musae strain F31 chromosome 5, whole genome shotgun sequence contains these proteins:
- a CDS encoding hypothetical protein (EggNog:ENOG41) yields the protein MTVSTITLDKTMAYHMHYVYKVVGQSPLQAGKRFLDNFQRWLPIIAPRRLQEHIELSGRGLPGADVSVLLLAICLVTLQSGRDLGDPLFHHSAVHVTVKTLYAQVQAMMHASVALIQAGVILSAYEYASGQIDPAYISIAACIRMAQVVGIDAAYEKLGTVQEETRLQATSEWNLWWSIIVLERYSVSI